The sequence CGGCAAGAAACCAGTCACCATGAAGGTGAAGTCTTCCACCGAGCTCCTTCGCGATCTGCTGTGACCGAGCCATGCTCTCGGACGCCGAATCGTGGTCTTTCATACGACTTTCAGCCCAGCCACGCCAACCGTATGCGTAAGAGAGAAGCACCCGGTCGTTGGATTGTTCGGCTATTTCAGCCAGCCTGTCGGCGCACTCGAGGGCACTGGGCAACTCGTCAGCGAAAAGGTACGCGCCGGCCAGGGGGCTGCGGGATGCGGCACTCTCGGTGAGTGATTTCAGCTCCTGTGCTTTGTCGACGGCCCTCTCCGCTTCGGAGATACCGGCTGAGGGATCGCCCATGGCTACGACCAAGAAGCCATGGATGGCCGACGCGTTGACCCACTCCCTCCAGCTGCCCGTTTTCTCGAGCAGCGGTAGCGCCTCACGGATCAGTTTTTCAGCTTCGGGGTATTGACCCCGCATGGCAGTCGCCTGGCCGACCGCCAGTGACGGCAGGGCGAGAAGCTCCTGATCATCGAGCTCCCTTGCGACCGGTAGCACTTGCTCGAAATAGTCGGTGGCTTCTCGATAGGCAGCATGCATGTAATGAATCCGGCCGAGCCAATAGTGGATTTGCGCCAGACGCAATCTATCTTCAGCTGCTCCGTAGCCGTCTACCAGATCCTGAACCAGTCTCTCCGCTTC comes from bacterium and encodes:
- a CDS encoding tetratricopeptide repeat protein — translated: LCASAEARKIYRWAERAHKHLPDTVENRRRRVDTSVKVCVVSWLSDPPEELLERAQEAERLVQDLVDGYGAAEDRLRLAQIHYWLGRIHYMHAAYREATDYFEQVLPVARELDDQELLALPSLAVGQATAMRGQYPEAEKLIREALPLLEKTGSWREWVNASAIHGFLVVAMGDPSAGISEAERAVDKAQELKSLTESAASRSPLAGAYLFADELPSALECADRLAEIAEQSNDRVLLSYAYGWRGWAESRMKDHDSASESMARSQQIAKELGGRLHLHGDWFLAARAEVALGAGRLEEVIGLAEGTTEIPLIPLGLIQRSWGQALDALETPRPDEAETHLMQSVATLEDGSHQLEAARSRVALAKHYYDRNNITAAQTELEKALEQWEASGLTREAKRTRDFLVGLQS